In one Lolium rigidum isolate FL_2022 chromosome 3, APGP_CSIRO_Lrig_0.1, whole genome shotgun sequence genomic region, the following are encoded:
- the LOC124701702 gene encoding uncharacterized protein LOC124701702 has translation MVSFIGNWVQSILILPESSRRVSEPFDPVLDYRCWVILRFCVEKKPSLSISLNLLKPLGRVAKDGLSRVLLGASFDGCESSLLFGRVLDCTSFLFSSNTRAFFNAGVDLWTSCVIEAIHLVQKVSPNEKSGCAVLQDLGNCLLEQFSSFLRFHANPKNLFRPFVDKILDPLLELLVLLNSQANSIQQKQAGTTLKIAEEILSNGLFHPQHLSGYFGLKNLNKAPIAKDVRGSYHRHLFERFKGIKAESKAVLLAGFGYLFQLFVSRARNQSTSLAPRGASFRNPQKSSDASEETQHHGESIFEVFMQFMEPLVSECKSYSQKDFSDLGVTKLVEVHCMLKSINEILRTVTEEKIYVPTEDTPEGSYLQFLQDIYRVLILMAEKLYDFWVSAVHLEDTNIKKMLPLMFVEIVVAVGRFVEIEYKVLGGDLAKLWSMLFALAAINASSKGIKPCFLLTSKISSLSSQVIHTFSELRQVAHSICMLCNTVRTFRSVAGPDVVPRPFSVASLSSHKCLESLATLLSSQTLRDAICTSINSMPEGQSSRCIEELTVDLTDTLKWMNTCSEDVDLESQGESLSISRKSVFYQKAELLGRHLCELYTSVLDSITVTSSNTALVARSVERLVNAIRPKLSQLVRNDSVSASEFICSVVGNNLSKKQCAKWQKIPSLSWMFVFFFRIYTSCRSLYRQSVGLMPPDLAIEATELVGNSFTVCCGKEWTNASNVIAEGYFAWIVESSGSLLDVIETLSQSIPKNHSGFAMLVYVLHMMALQRLNDLNRQINAFDYLLEDNTQQFDTEDRGNTAVFKESCCLEAARLTNFMMNYVGLLSSGENGHFQCYEISSSWDLSICSLDEGSFHIATWRLLCENIDIWSPHASKKDLKSFFSNLMKFSFVQKRSCKDEENSGNQCSHREITLHTISVELLCDTIIYDRKVLLKNLASSFCHALKKSVSSFVTRADEDAFLDISPDLMEILDKLNNKKLVGGTYPDEDGVDKHRICENLLNFLSTVPGFHSNSKSFLRLITHILHLERLLLLALLRRYELCNPIELIRLFICCRRATQNLVSKFGKEYPDSKQYSAFSKLIGNSDSLIWLLRSVQEIIHLSHKIFEEHTDEKKNTLFSLVDKTSEIFSTLANMNSKFCLLGPKKRIECSLEHSASEIDTSEHDAQTFDTLESSALEYVKIMAEQLEKTATGIPVTVKDRNCVIKLENCYDNVCWDTLLCTMSCISGFLWGVVSAVESTIKDYPVASSEERKVMHQYASNFSRFIAKFETFIDICLHVLFMENKDCGSVDLISTRLPQELDCENGFLNIDAVMDGWTMHQLKLQSDGPSSIPSESHNFGLFTIQCMKRSLLENLLNGEGPFIAFTLKELYTVSAAIVKLKGLLSFPRDVCRQECNPSQQMSLDPMVGTAYIALQKIADMSNWPDMFSLVWIDGILRYLEVLGTLPEHKLSKELYAQIVNAHVRAIGKCIVLQGKGASLPTHEIGTSTKELNLQNTSDSVVTKYIMDRQNRLNSLKSRLRLSMRKFVNVASNMHLSATIQVIERALVGVNQYSHSIYEVKTGASNGGIVSSDVAAGIDCLYLLLETVPGNKRVFKRTVPGLVGALFNIVLHLQSPLVFYTEKLPSLYPDFHPDAGAIVLMCVEVITAFVGRHTFQIDACHVSQCLHLPVTLFKGFKHLAGQTLSHSSEKSGGQTVGQPLDTEEYIFDRQFSIDMYAACCKLLCTVLRHQQREVGRCVAVLEDSVNILLSCLESADPKMVRMAGHFSWNKEEALKCASFFRRIYEEMRQQREILGKHSIHFLAGYISMFSGQGPFQTGITREIDEALRPGVYSLIDICEESDFQQLHTYLGEGPCRTTLANLVNDYKLHFQYQGKI, from the exons ATGGTGTCATTTATTGGAAACTGGGTGCAGTCTATCCTAATTCTGCCTGAGAGTAGCAGGAGAGTTTCTGAGCCTTTTGATCCCGTGCTGGATTATAGATGCTGGGTCATTTTGAGATTCTGTGTTGAGAAGAAGCCGTCACTTTCGATCTCTCTGAACCTACTTAAACCGCTTGGTCGTGTTGCAAAGGATGGTCTGAGCAGAGTTCTACTCGGCGCTTCATTTGATGGCTGTGAATCCTCTTTGCTCTTCGGACGAGTTTTGGACTGCACATCCTTTCTTTTCTCCTCCAATACGAGAGCTTTCTTCAATGCAGGCGTGGATTTGTGGACCTCTTGTGTCATTGAGGCTATTCATCTTGTCCAGAAGGTTTCGCCTAATGAGAAGAGTGGCTGTGCTGTTCTTCAGGATCTTGGAAATTGCTTGCTCGAGCAATTTTCAAGTTTTCTAAGGTTCCATGCAAATCCTAAGAACCTTTTCCGTCCTTTTGTTGACAAGATTCTTGACCCACTGTTGGAATTGTTGGTTTTACTTAATTCACAAGCAAATTCTATCCAACAGAAGCAGGCAGGCACCACATTGAAGATTGCTGAAGAAATTCTGTCAAACGGACTGTTTCATCCACAACATCTTAGTGGATATTTTGGCCTCAAGAATCTAAATAAAGCACCTATCGCTAAGGATGTCAGGGGAAGCTACCATAGACATCTATTTGAGCGTTTCAAAGGAATAAAAGCAGAAAGCAAGGCTGTACTGCTTGCTGGGTTTGGTTACTTGTTTCAATTGTTCGTTAGCAGGGCTAGAAACCAAAGTACATCTTTAGCACCGAGGGGAGCATCCTTCAGAAACCCGCAAAAAAGTAGCGATGCCTCCGAAGAAACCCAGCATCATGGAGAGTCCATTTTTGAAGTGTTCATGCAGTTTATGGAACCTTTGGTGTCGGAATGTAAATCATATTCACAAAAGGACTTCTCTGATTTGGGAGTTACGAAGCTGGTAGAAGTTCATTGCATGCTCAAGTCTATCAATGAGATATTGAGAACAGTTACTGAAGAGAAAATTTATGTTCCTACAGAGGACACACCAGAAGGATCTTATTTGCAGTTCTTGCAAGACATTTACAGGGTCTTAATCTTAATGGCTGAAAAACTGTATGACTTCTGGGTGTCAGCCGTGCATTTAGAAGATACAAATATCAAGAAGATGTTGCCTTTAATGTTTGTGGAGATTGTTGTTGCGGTTGGTCGTTTTGTAGAAATAGAATACAAGGTTCTGGGGGGTGACCTTGCAAAATTATGGTCAATGCTTTTTGCTTTGGCTGCTATCAATGCATCTTCCAAGGGCATCAAACCCTGTTTCCTGCTAACCTCAAAGATTTCAAGCCTTTCATCCCAAGTGATTCACACATTTAGTGAGCTTCGTCAG GTTGCACACTCCATTTGTATGCTCTGCAATACTGTGAGGACATTCAGATCTGTTGCTGGTCCAGACGTAGTACCGAGACCGTTTTCTGTGGCTTCTTTATCTTCTCATAAATGTTTGGAATCACTGGCAACGTTGTTGAGCTCTCAAACATTGAGGGATGCTATATGTACTTCAATAAACTCAATGCCAGAAGGACAGTCTAGTCGGTGCATAGAGGAGCTGACAGTAGATCTTACAGATACCTTGAAATGGATGAATACTTGCAGCGAGGATGTTGATTTGGAATCACAGGGAGAGTCCCTCTCGATCTCCAGGAAGTCAGTTTTTTATCAGAAAGCTGAACTTCTTGGAAGGCACTTATGTGAACTATACACAAGCGTGCTTGACTCAATTACCGTGACCTCTTCAAATACTGCACTGGTTGCAAGATCTGTTGAAAGGCTGGTCAACGCAATCCGGCCCAAATTAAGTCAGTTGGTGAGAAATGATTCAGTTAGTGCAAGCGAGTTCATTTGCTCAGTTGTAGGAAACAATCTATCTAAGAAACAATGTGCCAAATGGCAGAAGATTCCAAGTTTGTCCTGGATGTTTGTCTTCTTCTTCCGCATATATACATCATGTAGAAGTCTGTATCGGCAATCTGTTGGTCTCATGCCTCCAGATTTAGCAATAGAAGCAACAGAATTAGTGGGGAATTCATTCACTGTATGCTGTGGAAAGGAATGGACTAATGCTTCCAATGTTATCGCGGAAGGGTACTTTGCTTGGATTGTTGAAAGTTCAGGCTCCTTATTGGATGTTATCGAAACTTTATCTCAATCCATTCCAAAAAACCATTCTGGTTTTGCTATGCTTGTTTACGTCCTTCATATGATGGCTTTGCAAAGACTCAATGATCTTAACAGGCAGATTAATGCGTTTGATTATTTGCTTGAAGATAACACACAGCAGTTTGATACGGAGGATAGAGGAAACACTGCAGTATTCAAGGAGTCCTGCTGTCTAGAGGCTGCTCGACTAACCAACTTTATGATGAACTATGTGGGACTATTATCTTCAGGAGAAAATGGTCATTTTCAGTGTTATGAGATTAGTTCTTCCTGGGATCTGAGTATATGCTCTTTAGATGAAGGTTCTTTCCATATAGCAACTTGGCGGCTTCTGTGTGAAAACATTGATATTTGGAGTCCGCATGCATCTAAGAAAGACTTAAAGAGCTTCTTTTCTAATCTGATGAAGTTCTCTTTTGTTCAAAAGAGGTCATGTAAAGATGAGGAGAATAGTGGCAATCAGTGTTCACATAGAGAAATAACTTTGCATACTATTTCAGTGGAGCTCCTTTGTGATACTATCATTTATGACCGAAAG GTCCTATTGAAGAATTTGGCATCAAGTTTTTGCCATGCTCTGAAGAAATCAGTATCTTCTTTTGTCACTCGAGctgatgaagatgcatttctggaTATCTCGCCTGATTTGATGGAGATATTAGATAAACTGAATAACAAGAAGTTGGTTGGTGGTACATATCCCGATGAAGATGGGGTAGATAAACACCGGATCTGTGAGAATTTACTTAACTTCTTGAGCACAGTTCCTGGATTTCATTCGAACTCCAAGTCATTCTTGCGGCTTATAACtcatattctccatctcgaaAG ACTTCTGCTATTGGCATTGCTAAGGCGTTATGAATTATGTAATCCCATTGAGCTAATTCGTCTGTTTATATGTTGCCGAAGAGCAACGCAAAATCTCGTTTCAAAATTTggcaaagaatacccagattcaaAGCAATACTCAGCATTTTCCAAACTTATTGGCAACTCGGACTCTCTGATTTGGCTTTTGAGGTCTGTTCAGGAGATTATTCATTTATCACATAAAATATTTGAAGAGCACACCGATGAGAAGAAAAATACCTTATTCTCCTTGGTAGATAAGACTTCAGAAATATTTTCTACACTAGCGAACATGAATTCTAAATTTTGCTTGTTGGGTCCCAAGAAACGAATTGAATGTTCCCTGGAGCATAGTGCTAGTGAAATCGACACTTCTGAACATGATGCCCAGACATTTGATACACTGGAAAGTTCAGCTTTGGAATACGTCAAAATTATGGCTGAACAGTTGGAGAAGACTGCAACTGGCATACCTGTAACTGTAAAGGATCGCAATTGTGTTATCAAATTAGAAAACTGTTATGACAATGTGTGCTGGGATACATTATTATGCACTATGTCTTGCATAAGTGGGTTCTTGTGGGGTGTTGTTTCAGCAGTTGAAAGCACAATCAAAGACTATCCAGTAGCAAGCTCAGAGGAAAGAAAAGTGATGCATCAGTATGCCTCCAATTTCAGCAGATTTATTGCTAAATTTGAGACATTTATAGATATTTGTCTGCATGTATTGTTTATGGAGAACAAGGATTGTGGGTCTGTTGATTTGATCTCTACTCGTCTTCCACAAGAGCTGGATTGTGAGAATGGTTTTCTGAATATTGATGCAGTCATGGATGGATGGACTATGCATCAGTTAAAATTACAGTCAGATGGCCCATCCAGTATTCCAAGTGAAAGTCATAATTTTGGTCTGTTCACTATACAATGTATGAAAAGATCTCTTTTGGAAAATCTGTTGAATGGTGAAGGTCCATTCATAGCATTTACATTGAAGGAGCTCTACACtgtatctgctgctattgttaagTTGAAGGGCCTCCTATCCTTTCCCCGTGATGTTTGCAGGCAGGAATGCAATCCCTCTCAACAGATGTCATTGGATCCAATGGTTGGGACAGCTTACATCGCTCTACAGAAAATTGCAGACATGTCTAATTGGCCAGATATGTTTTCTCTTGTATGGATTGATGGGATATTAAGATATCTTGAAGTTTTAGGAACATTGCCTGAACACAAGCTGTCAAAAGAACTGTATGCTCAGATAGTAAATGCACATGTAAGGGCTATTGGAAAATGCATTGTACTTCAAGGAAAGGGTGCATCTCTACCTACCCATGAAATTGGAACAAGCACGAAAGAACTTAACTTACAGAATACATCTGATTCTGTAGTTACTAAATATATCATGGATAGGCAGAATAGGTTAAATTCACTGAAATCAAGACTTAGACTATCAATGAGAAAATTTGTTAATGTTGCATCAAATATGCATTTAAGTGCAACTATACAAGTCATTGAAAGAGCATTGGTCGGAGTGAATCAATATAGCCACTCAATATATGAAGTGAAGACTGGAGCGTCTAATGGTGGGATAGTTTCTTCTGATGTTGCTGCTGGAATTGACTGCCTTTATCTTCTTCTTGAAACTGTACCAG GGAACAAGCGTGTTTTTAAGAGAACCGTCCCTGGCCTAGTTGGTGCTTTATTCAACATTGTTTTACACCTTCAGAGTCCACTCGTTTTCTATACAGAGAAGCTGCCATCTCTTTATCCTGACTTTCATCCAGATGCTGGAGCCATTGTTCTAATGTGTGTTGAGGTTATCACAGCATTTGTGGGGAGGCATACTTTTCAAATTGATGCATGCCATGTGTCCCAGTGCCTGCATCTTCCCGTGACACTTTTTAAGGGCTTCAAACATCTTGCTGGTCAGACTTTATCCCATTCATCAGAAAAGTCTGGTGGCCAAACTGTAGGACAACCTCTAGATACTGAAGAATATATATTTGACAGACAGTTTTCCATTGACATGTATGCTGCATGTTGCAAATTGTTATGCActgttcttcggcaccaacaacg TGAGGTTGGACGATGTGTGGCTGTCCTGGAAGACTCAGTAAACATACTTCTGAGTTGCTTAGAGTCTGCCGATCCCAAGATGGTTAGGATGGCAGGACACTTTTCTTGGAACAAGGAGGAGGCACTAAAATGTGCTTCCTTTTTTAGAAGGATCTATGAAGAG ATGCGTCAGCAAAGGGAAATTCTAGGAAAGCACTCAATCCACTTTCTTGCTGGTTATATCTCCATGTTTTCTGGACAGGGTCCATTTCAGACAGGCATAACTAG AGAAATTGACGAGGCATTGCGACCTGGGGTTTATTCTCTAATTGATATTTGCGAGGAAAGTGATTTTCAACAGCTTCACACATATCTGGGTG AGGGCCCATGCCGAACCACTCTTGCTAATTTGGTGAATGACTATAAACTGCACTTCCAGTATCAGGGCAAAATCTAG
- the LOC124694930 gene encoding putative cyclin-dependent kinase F-2 produces MAACKRPAAVLDAGHATTTQGSSAACKRSRHSVRSSDDYEEVARLGKGGFGVVVQARHRVTGKTVAIKYAADLEQEASFLAACSGNPYVVGFDGLMRDHATGGHCLAMEYVAAPSLHAFLWERRHHSPLPESKVRAFMWKLLTGTKMMHDRHVVHRDIKPANILIGQDGELVKMCDLGLALHMSDSPPYSQVGTVPYMAPEMLLHKPDYDALVDTWSLGCVMAEMLTGKILFYDDDDDDGHQDQFNDTTHIVQLWSIFRVLGMPDDRTWPEFKSLPLTAKFQQLLPGGLNHNRLRDMFPEERLSEQGFQVLQGLLTCNPDKRLTAAKALKHPWFTAPRPSVAAAKVEALPLRRKKRPGFLVALAAALKAQQV; encoded by the coding sequence ATGGCCGCCTGCAAGCGTCCTGCCGCCGTCCTCGACGCCGGCCACGCGACGACCACCCAAGGATCATCGGCCGCCTGCAAGAGGAGCCGTCACAGCGTCAGAAGCTCGGATGACTACGAGGAGGTGGCCCGCCTCGGCAAGGGTGGCTTCGGCGTCGTCGTCCAGGCGCGCCACCGCGTCACCGGCAAGACCGTCGCTATCAAGTACGCCGCCGACCTGGAGCAGGAGGCCAGCTTCTTGGCGGCCTGCAGCGGTAACCCGTACGTGGTCGGCTTCGATGGCCTGATGCGCGACCACGCCACCGGCGGTCACTGCCTCGCCATGGAGTACGTGGCCGCGCCGAGCCTCCATGCCTTCTTGTGGGAGAGGCGCCACCACTCGCCTCTGCCGGAATCAAAGGTGCGCGCCTTCATGTGGAAGCTCCTGACCGGGACGAAGATGATGCACGACCGCCACGTGGTCCACCGCGACATCAAGCCGGCCAACATCCTCATCGGCCAAGACGGCGAACTCGTGAAGATGTGCGACCTCGGGCTCGCACTCCACATGTCCGACTCGCCGCCCTACTCCCAGGTCGGCACCGTCCCCTACATGGCGCCAGAGATGCTGCTGCACAAGCCGGATTACGACGCGCTCGTGGACACCTGGTCGCTCGGGTGCGTCATGGCCGAGATGCTCACCGGCAAGATtctgttctacgacgacgacgacgacgacggccacCAGGACCAGTTCAACGACACAACCCACATAGTCCAGCTCTGGAGTATCTTCCGAGTGCTCGGCATGCCCGACGACCGGACGTGGCCGGAGTTCAAGTCCCTGCCGCTCACCGCCAAGTTTCAGCAGCTGCTACCTGGAGGGCTCAATCACAACAGGCTGCGGGATATGTTCCCTGAAGAGAGGCTGTCAGAGCAAGGATTCCAGGTGCTGCAAGGGCTTCTCACCTGCAATCCCGACAAGCGACTCACGGCGGCCAAGGCGCTCAAGCACCCATGGTTCACCGCTCCTCGTCCCTCTGTCGCCGCTGCAAAGGTTGAAGCTTTGCCGTTGCGGAGAAAGAAGAGGCCGGGCTTCTTGGTTGCACTAGCGGCGGCATTGAAAGCACAACAGGTGTAA
- the LOC124696449 gene encoding uncharacterized protein LOC124696449 isoform X1 yields the protein MEPKHSAEMSRHLDKQNHALMETYRAMSHELHKLQVEEETIMQKLYELMSVEGLLPKRKKERQPEKAGESTQENEEQEP from the exons ATGGAACCAAAGCATTCTGCCGAAATGTCCAG GCATTTGGACAAGCAAAATCATGCCCTAATGGAAACATACCGAGCAATGTCCCATGAGTTGCATAAACTACAA GTTGAAGAGGAAACAATCATGCAGAAGTTATATGAGCTGATGTCTGTGGAAGGGCTTCTTCCAAAG CGCAAGAAGGAAAGGCAACCAGAGAAAGCAGGGGAATCAACACAGGAAAACGAAGAACAGGAACCATAG
- the LOC124696449 gene encoding uncharacterized protein LOC124696449 isoform X2 codes for MEPKHSAEMSRHLDKQNHALMETYRAMSHELHKLQVEEETIMQKLYELMSVEGLLPKNIDDKLRRE; via the exons ATGGAACCAAAGCATTCTGCCGAAATGTCCAG GCATTTGGACAAGCAAAATCATGCCCTAATGGAAACATACCGAGCAATGTCCCATGAGTTGCATAAACTACAA GTTGAAGAGGAAACAATCATGCAGAAGTTATATGAGCTGATGTCTGTGGAAGGGCTTCTTCCAAAG AATATAGATGATAAATTGAGAAGAGAATGA